One window from the genome of Nitrospira defluvii encodes:
- a CDS encoding plasmid mobilization protein, whose protein sequence is MRADDTKTETLQFKVTEQERKLIERCAAEEGTTVSKYVRGAVLMSMVMDGKAEAIRIVAREVGEKAFGVVRQKLVRPTQEGR, encoded by the coding sequence ATGCGAGCCGACGACACCAAAACCGAAACGCTCCAATTTAAGGTCACCGAGCAGGAACGCAAGCTCATCGAGCGATGTGCAGCGGAAGAAGGGACGACCGTTTCCAAGTATGTGCGCGGGGCCGTCCTGATGAGCATGGTCATGGACGGCAAAGCCGAAGCGATCAGGATTGTGGCCAGAGAAGTTGGAGAAAAGGCCTTTGGTGTCGTCCGGCAGAAGCTCGTCAGACCGACACAGGAAGGACGCTAA
- a CDS encoding NACHT domain-containing protein: MPLRTEIESALAELISNEEGMKFQGLAVVLAKLKWPELIACERKKDLGLDAYVPASLSKDGKGKGVACSLTATLEKITSDLDKFHETHKDLQVLIFYTPAKVTNQTAEKWASVVYEKYQLNLITVSREDVITDLMVPSNASICRSHLGIQLTVERSTTDLINKTREAISETITGWLSNPRLLGKPRIDLQVTKLDNVNGETNETIELSGLHAILREGRRVVLEAPAGRGKTTTLTQLAERHLAHSELPFLIDLPSWNKSATDLLGFVAGMREFRSRGISAEDLARLFNAVHFSFLLNGWNEVPDKYSEQCVQAIRELERSFPKAGIIIVTRSHHIKPPLPGSIQLKLLSLSRAQRTEYLEKRLASRARELDQKLDEDPILDDLTRTPLILSEVTTLFSSGRIIPRTRIGVLSAVLEFIEDSDEHRHHLSLPPLSGHSQNYLAQLAVEMTKDGEITVQESRARHIVHSVSLRLHAIGEISQLPEPLQILGALCAHHVLERSDDPAVGYKFEHQQFQEFLTTIEIKRQLFALINTHDSEQESRFAREYVNQPAWQESLCMIAEELGEVTAGLSASGEHIAAGRRLVNLALTVDLVFSAQLGRLCGAAVWQEVRMAVGERLRYLYAKGGEHRQKWALAGMLASGSEDFKDILVPLLSDENNQVSLPIYRAGHEFHISSLGQNWRSIVGAWEEAQRVRFVHEVVQERWMAHVAEDFAKSDPSPRVRMAALHALHWAGADIAIAKVLAEAAPQIFERALQEGILDPLPTKLRARAISTYQLLLKTTGDPVGRLRLRLGYFKVAAENPVEGLKSDLSEWPTGELSDTNHSLLKSTLELIRKDDPHWVSHWLAERIIGGSIWPYHWSTMLLSIPEALRKRLFEKIVNQDLEYNEKSRTISVLAPTANAEFSEDLFRRMCQLNYEISRNPKEENRTLWPIKKQLEDLYRAMPPEVAVSGMLESLSEEFDQIQYVTGVKIFQNNGHESFDIRELIPEHLRQRLRKYLIDGAAFTLSQQDYDGNLKSSLALALARVGDSEDVEILYELIQADIARLRRGRAARSKGEHGPMASGAVMSYSTWHVNAVVSLDASRADGILLRLLNEAEYEQDAASALLRLARIESPRNDFGIKNTDYWRVWEARAGCPIAGFYEVRRNRYALAIKDRISEIANEQSKSSKPESLTGRLKGLSKVLALLDGRNSSESIIEKLALPQQWDGWIRIEALDALLFSGAPLPAKRVLEVLNPAIEHSMTLPYNRQEADHFLIRCCCLLSFVEPASEGIARVREIDPIKRMWGYELQGLIIALGYSRCDEALSLLIEMANGNEKRLGNVTGDWVDAVANLGTPQAMQTLLSFVDPDIDQNGLALNFGYPHQERVASRIANIAGMDSRLRDRLLLLCNKDLPTAMRLLLADCVTRMGTKDGMLAALNLIRDDASPPIPPALMDKLESFFVERRPYDNSGNTYTLEPQSANDIRLRLFEMATNDKVRKSSSLRILEQIESWRIEYGRPTSEPRHPNFESGISWPFLEMSHS; encoded by the coding sequence ATGCCTCTTCGAACTGAAATTGAAAGTGCACTTGCCGAACTTATCTCGAATGAAGAAGGGATGAAGTTTCAGGGATTAGCCGTAGTTCTCGCCAAGCTTAAGTGGCCGGAGTTGATCGCGTGCGAACGAAAGAAGGACCTTGGGTTGGATGCGTATGTGCCAGCTTCACTCTCCAAAGATGGAAAAGGGAAAGGGGTGGCATGTTCCTTAACTGCAACTCTTGAGAAGATTACCAGTGATCTCGACAAGTTTCATGAAACTCACAAGGATCTTCAGGTTCTGATTTTTTACACGCCAGCCAAGGTCACAAATCAAACAGCAGAGAAGTGGGCGAGTGTAGTCTACGAGAAATACCAATTAAACCTCATCACAGTCTCACGGGAGGATGTCATCACCGATTTGATGGTACCCTCCAATGCGTCAATCTGTAGAAGTCACCTTGGCATTCAGCTGACCGTTGAACGCTCAACAACGGACTTAATCAATAAGACACGCGAGGCGATTTCTGAGACCATTACGGGCTGGCTATCTAATCCTCGTTTGCTCGGAAAACCAAGGATTGATCTGCAGGTGACCAAGCTCGACAATGTAAATGGTGAAACCAACGAAACTATAGAACTCAGTGGCCTACATGCGATTCTTCGGGAGGGCCGCCGTGTGGTGCTCGAAGCGCCCGCCGGGCGCGGGAAGACGACCACTCTAACTCAACTCGCAGAGCGGCACCTGGCTCATAGCGAGCTTCCTTTCCTCATCGATCTGCCGAGTTGGAACAAATCTGCCACGGATCTCTTAGGATTCGTCGCTGGCATGCGAGAATTTCGCTCACGGGGCATTAGCGCGGAAGATCTCGCCAGGCTGTTTAATGCCGTGCACTTTTCATTTCTCCTCAATGGGTGGAATGAAGTACCAGATAAGTATTCTGAGCAATGCGTACAAGCGATTAGGGAACTGGAGAGAAGTTTCCCAAAAGCCGGAATTATCATTGTTACTCGGTCTCATCACATCAAACCCCCTCTGCCTGGAAGCATCCAGCTAAAGCTTCTCTCCCTTAGTCGAGCTCAACGAACAGAGTATCTAGAGAAACGATTAGCAAGCCGCGCGCGCGAGCTTGATCAGAAGTTAGACGAAGACCCTATTCTAGACGACCTTACGCGCACTCCTCTTATTCTTTCTGAGGTTACGACTCTTTTTTCATCGGGCAGGATAATCCCACGGACCAGAATTGGTGTGCTGTCTGCCGTGTTGGAATTCATAGAGGACTCTGATGAACATAGGCATCATCTAAGCCTGCCACCGCTCAGCGGGCACAGTCAAAACTATTTGGCCCAACTCGCGGTCGAAATGACAAAGGATGGCGAGATCACTGTTCAAGAGTCGCGAGCTCGACACATTGTTCATTCGGTAAGCCTACGTCTGCATGCGATCGGTGAGATTAGTCAGCTGCCCGAGCCGCTACAAATCTTGGGCGCTCTATGTGCCCATCACGTGCTGGAACGTTCTGATGACCCCGCCGTCGGCTACAAGTTTGAACACCAGCAGTTCCAGGAATTTCTGACCACTATCGAAATCAAACGTCAGTTGTTCGCTCTTATCAATACTCATGACAGCGAACAAGAGAGCCGTTTCGCGCGTGAGTATGTCAATCAGCCCGCATGGCAAGAGTCTCTTTGCATGATTGCCGAAGAGCTGGGAGAGGTCACAGCCGGACTCTCTGCAAGTGGGGAGCACATTGCGGCCGGTCGCCGCCTAGTCAACCTGGCGCTTACCGTCGACCTAGTCTTTTCAGCACAGCTAGGAAGATTGTGCGGGGCAGCGGTATGGCAAGAAGTCCGAATGGCGGTAGGAGAACGTCTCCGGTATCTTTATGCCAAAGGAGGTGAGCACCGCCAGAAGTGGGCTCTTGCGGGTATGCTGGCTAGCGGGTCGGAGGATTTTAAGGACATACTAGTGCCGCTTTTAAGCGATGAGAATAACCAGGTTAGTTTACCGATCTATCGTGCAGGGCACGAATTTCACATTTCCTCTCTGGGACAAAACTGGCGTTCTATCGTTGGCGCATGGGAAGAGGCGCAACGAGTGCGCTTTGTCCATGAAGTCGTGCAGGAACGCTGGATGGCTCATGTAGCAGAAGACTTTGCGAAATCGGATCCTAGCCCACGCGTGCGGATGGCAGCCCTTCATGCGTTGCACTGGGCTGGAGCGGATATTGCGATCGCAAAAGTCCTCGCAGAGGCAGCTCCGCAGATTTTCGAGCGTGCTCTTCAAGAAGGGATACTGGATCCACTTCCTACCAAACTTCGAGCCCGCGCGATTTCAACCTATCAATTGCTATTAAAAACCACAGGAGACCCAGTTGGACGTCTTCGGCTCCGGCTCGGTTATTTTAAGGTTGCTGCTGAGAATCCTGTGGAAGGGCTGAAAAGTGACTTATCGGAGTGGCCAACCGGGGAACTTTCCGATACAAACCATTCCCTTCTGAAATCGACACTAGAGCTAATCAGGAAAGACGATCCGCATTGGGTTAGCCATTGGCTCGCTGAGCGGATCATCGGGGGCTCCATATGGCCATATCACTGGTCAACTATGCTCTTAAGCATACCCGAAGCCTTAAGAAAACGACTATTTGAAAAGATTGTCAATCAGGACCTTGAGTACAACGAGAAGAGCAGAACCATCTCGGTTCTCGCGCCTACTGCCAATGCCGAGTTTTCTGAAGATTTATTCCGGCGTATGTGCCAACTGAATTATGAGATATCGAGGAACCCAAAAGAGGAAAACCGCACTCTTTGGCCCATCAAAAAGCAACTTGAAGACCTCTATCGCGCCATGCCGCCAGAGGTAGCCGTGTCAGGCATGCTCGAGTCGCTCTCAGAGGAATTCGATCAAATTCAGTACGTCACAGGCGTCAAGATTTTTCAGAATAATGGCCATGAAAGCTTTGACATCAGGGAACTCATTCCGGAACACCTGCGACAGAGACTTCGAAAGTACCTAATTGATGGTGCGGCTTTTACTCTCTCACAACAGGATTATGACGGAAATCTTAAAAGTTCCCTGGCATTGGCTTTGGCGAGAGTTGGAGATAGTGAAGATGTTGAAATCCTTTATGAGCTTATTCAAGCCGATATTGCTCGTTTACGACGAGGGCGGGCGGCGAGATCGAAGGGCGAGCATGGTCCTATGGCCAGTGGGGCAGTAATGAGCTACTCAACTTGGCATGTAAATGCAGTGGTGTCATTGGACGCTTCTCGGGCTGATGGAATACTTCTGCGATTGTTGAACGAGGCAGAGTACGAACAGGATGCAGCATCGGCACTACTTCGGCTTGCGAGGATTGAGAGTCCAAGGAATGATTTTGGAATCAAAAATACAGATTACTGGCGGGTGTGGGAGGCTCGGGCTGGATGTCCTATTGCAGGCTTCTATGAAGTCCGTCGAAATCGGTATGCGTTGGCTATTAAGGACCGAATATCTGAGATTGCCAACGAGCAATCGAAAAGTAGCAAACCTGAGTCGCTCACTGGTCGTCTGAAAGGCCTTTCTAAAGTACTTGCACTTCTGGATGGGAGAAACTCATCTGAGTCCATTATTGAAAAGCTGGCCTTACCCCAACAATGGGACGGATGGATTAGGATAGAAGCCCTTGACGCTTTACTATTCAGTGGAGCACCACTCCCTGCGAAAAGAGTTTTGGAGGTGCTCAATCCAGCAATCGAGCACTCCATGACGTTACCCTATAATCGTCAAGAAGCTGATCATTTCCTTATACGTTGTTGTTGTCTTCTTTCTTTTGTTGAGCCGGCATCCGAAGGAATCGCACGCGTTAGAGAGATAGATCCGATTAAGAGGATGTGGGGGTATGAGTTGCAGGGATTAATCATAGCGCTCGGATATAGCCGATGCGATGAAGCACTGAGTCTACTTATAGAGATGGCAAACGGAAATGAAAAGCGGCTGGGCAATGTAACTGGCGACTGGGTGGATGCGGTTGCAAACCTTGGCACGCCACAGGCAATGCAGACCTTATTAAGTTTTGTCGACCCGGATATTGACCAGAATGGCCTCGCATTGAATTTTGGATACCCGCATCAAGAAAGAGTTGCGTCGAGAATAGCAAACATTGCAGGGATGGATAGCAGGCTCAGAGACCGTCTACTTCTTCTCTGTAATAAAGACCTGCCGACCGCAATGCGGCTTTTGCTTGCCGATTGTGTCACAAGAATGGGAACAAAAGATGGCATGCTTGCGGCTCTAAACCTGATAAGGGATGATGCTTCCCCCCCAATTCCTCCTGCGCTGATGGACAAGCTAGAAAGTTTTTTCGTTGAGCGTCGTCCGTACGACAATTCAGGTAACACCTACACCCTTGAGCCACAAAGCGCAAATGACATTCGGCTTCGACTTTTCGAGATGGCGACTAACGACAAGGTCCGTAAGAGTTCAAGCTTGAGAATCTTAGAGCAGATAGAATCCTGGCGAATTGAGTATGGTCGCCCTACCAGCGAGCCAAGACATCCGAATTTTGAGTCTGGTATTTCTTGGCCGTTTCTGGAAATGAGCCATAGCTAG